The following coding sequences lie in one Oncorhynchus nerka isolate Pitt River linkage group LG14, Oner_Uvic_2.0, whole genome shotgun sequence genomic window:
- the LOC115141089 gene encoding 1-phosphatidylinositol phosphodiesterase-like encodes MFSSFNVTMRTAENALFCHLYMLLLFVGFCQGKDLFFNDKGLLLPESYKIGWMEAIDDDKLISDITIPGTHDTMALYGGPAAECQAWDLGDQLRAGIRYLDLRIFAFENKLYVMHWVVYQHKSFYEVLDTIRAFLSEFRSEAVLVRVKPDLFDKENVEELVGKMIIDDTDVWVKSDMPTMAEARGKMIFVQKSSFKLGIPLLETDSKGDYEVTHIADKENKIVKHLTQASGDCGGDYIVLSYSSGTGIGTLLGMFLTPKKVAEKINPWLDQYLRQFSRDHSSVCFGVIAMDFPGIDLIQTVIKINDW; translated from the exons ATGTTTTCCTCCTTTAACGTGACCATGAGGACTGCTGAGAATGCTCTGTTTTGCCACCTCTACATGTTACTGCTTTTTGT AGGTTTTTGCCAAGGAAAGGACCTCTTCTTCAATGACAAAGGACTCCTACTCCCAGAATCCTACAAGATTGGCTGGATGGAGGCTATTGATGACGACAAATTAATCTCTGACATCACCATACCTGGTACCCATGACACCATGGCTCTCTATGGAGGCCCAGCGGCAGAGTGTCAGGCCTGGGATTTGGGGGATCAGCTGAGGGCCGGCATACGCTATCTGGACCTCAGGATATTCGCCTTTGAAAACAAACTCTATGTCATGCACTGGGTTGTCTACCAACACAAGTCGTTCTATGAGGTCCTTGACACGATCAGAGCATTTTTGTCTGAATTCAGAAGTGAGGCGGTTCTCGTTAGAGTAAAGCCTGATTTGTTTGATAAAGAGAATGTTGAGGAGCTGGTTGGAAAAATGATTATTGATGATACAGATGTATGGGTGAAGTCTGACATGCCAACTATGGCTGAGGCAAGAGGAAAGATGATATTTGTACAGAAATCCAGCTTTAAGCTGGGCATTCCTCTCTTGGAAACAGACAGCAAAGGTGACTATGAAGTTACTCATATTGCAGACAAGGAGAACAAAATAGTGAAACACTTGACACAAGCTTCAGGTGATTGTGGTGGGGATTATATTGTTCTGAGCTACTCCAGTGGCACTGGCATTGGCACATTGTTGGGCATGTTTCTAACTCCCAAGAAGGTGGCTGAAAAGATTAACCCATGGCTCGATCAGTATCTGAGACAGTTCTCCAGGGACCACAGCAGTGTATGTTTCGGGGTGATTGCCATGGACTTTCCTGGTATCGACCTCATTCAAACAGTCATTAAGATCAATGATTGGTGA
- the LOC115141091 gene encoding uncharacterized protein LOC115141091, with amino-acid sequence MSVTVTKGGGVTVFTVNSKEGSSWPLLCQILGTLCYSPACSVSQGLRRLQASSQSALGTIQIMVGVLNIGLGAILVSTDYSSSLRWIGVPYWLGGVFIAVGIMCILAEKFPSPCLVGINVLMNLSGAALAITGIVLYAVDLANYHFWWICNDDHYNWRDDYYGGQVTKPPSDPERDILLAKCKDAKQIAQMLMSALDIMLIVLAVLQLCVTISSAVLGLKALYKNGKEGKENIRDLEQYKPLLEEVTTNPAA; translated from the exons ATGTCAGTGACTGTGACCAAAGGTGGAGGGGTGACTGTATTTACAGTGAACTCTAAAGAAGGAAGCAGTTGGCCCCTGCTGTGTCAAATACTTGGGACCTTGTGCTACAGCCCAGCATGCTCTGTGTcccagggactgaggaggctccaAGCAAGTTCCCAGTCAGCTCTGGGG actatacagatCATGGTGGGAGTACTCAACATTGGCTTGGGAGCGATCCTTGTTAGCACTGATTATTCTAGCTCACTGCGATGGATTGGGGTTCCTTATTGGCTTGGTGGTGTG TTTATAGCAGTTGGCATCATGTGTATCTTGGCTGAGAAGTTCCCCAGTCCCTGCTTG GTGGGCATCAATGTGTTGATGAACCTGTCAGGTGCTGCTCTGGCCATTACTGGAATTGTGCTGTATGCTGTAGACCTGGCAAACTACCATTTCTGGTGGATTTGCAATGATGACCACTACAACTGGCGAGATGACTACTATGGTGGCCAGGTGACAAAACCCCCCAGTGATCCGGAGAGGGATATACTCTTGGCGAAATGCAAAGATGCCAAGCAGATTGCACAG ATGTTGATGAGTGCCTTGGACATTATGCTCATCGTCCTTGCAGTTCTTCAGCTTTGTGTCACCATAAGTTCTGCGGTGTTGGGTCTCAAGGCATTGTACAAGAATGGAAAGGAGGGAAAAGAG AACATCCGGGACCTGGAGCAGTATAAGCCTCTGCTGGAGGAGGTCACCACTAACCCTGCAGCTTAA